Proteins encoded together in one Bacillota bacterium window:
- a CDS encoding S-layer homology domain-containing protein: MKALNKTLVFVLVISFIFAFYFPLPEGIFAASMSINIYVENYKDGTLNIKWDALPQAETVRISYHSPLSLNPDKLETFVLPHVSNEAEITGLINDVIYDIDLIVYNNMGIEIGRGFLYFLPGITFQAKILNQTYRDIEGGGREIGIDPGVNLKWAVPKVWDGDKFDFSHNALSYMEEQIENVYNDGREISKLNYRINISTDSSKLDGSSLQAAVIIDYDCDNEEYLAYVSGNELLKSKVRCMDANGFMNFDLIGRKDNEAELPQPLEYQLPHAGILPGTVYYMNIKPVFQDSNNSPVRVVTVGAPEAMNGSPLLGPVSYVFTPTRFQITKDDMNNIYIKIYRINQGSLDLPRLYYEVQSIDDPTVSGDWVVKRRIDDTYFSGGIAVTVISGVNPDNEFFYKIVVKSDNVDDRLESSKMPYTLVKDKSRPPVPVNISIIERLYSPGMVIYPVTGEEVLVKSTDVTICWDKPEDWELIKDDLYFHIMLSTNQTDLDKDVELYADGINWGSYRVKYRLVKYISAKSPNIKEIGSRLSYTIKGFELFRGEGDDGVADELIDNPDNYPHFLLPNRVYYIQMYTTRAVDAGAQEPSKTSDKSLVKSFTTLSGIERDVPSPANVKVNKNEIDKDTKQNVIELQFDKVNIDWNLYTDNSDTEKAVYYDLYMSTRTEADSFICIGTTQYLDRDVIFRGIDDPGSSYIRATVSSFRKDVNKYIPDNDSDYIDPYEVFGAGLRPNTVYYFVLRTRLAIEGQPRDRESSPTPVLAVTTPRTDISEPDETARRPLAPSDFSIALDKEGNPEVSGSRVTFSWTLLEQGVSYRLICTSERVEPDADSSAYENDPVYRSFIAHFGNKDSDGDKNTYTLNPEKDLKEGVFEYDNITKTYKLTIDEWLFPNSLYYFSIKAQIEGKESVWVSIPVTTAIIEMPDLLEPIYDSEIGFFWYEYNSNIKAEDYKIYLKGPKDNDYKQVNKSDIILIKDGMVFYARIRNLEPDSAYSIKVYRGENNSILTYEKENIYTRQACYEIEVKWRGTEGYEYEIAVRTEDDEDYITVNDAGLEHFKDRYERTLPYYVEKTSQTTGTDKSFYYARIKSIPRTSSNGQVIQSPLEPNTKYYVKVRALKVDPLDNTLVAYSKYIGPVFLRTEFSQGDYDRKEEEEKRRAVFEDKIEEFENALYWEINTWNSSEYVVLLKGDRIANYIANSRDSSVLLDLGDMPYGVNTNIMYVPENVVNVLKQENKELKINIAGISCSFRPGTLYVLETMEVKKLKDNQGVKETFIELKIALKNGPIAGLPSNTKPVSPVVEFGIKAFGTSKTYDELKNMIENRLYNSETGLVKEKTTFIVDYYGRAISDDKIEEYMEGLIRQMEKELSLFIQNTLQWMKVKNAETNINSFGSSLSIKLPVDYNSQGLNVPYVKYMGNEKWSKVSQNVNHYETFVAFNVVAPGEYVLLGEKQEYKDIPGDYPDKGHILDFISKYDVAGIFNLSGGYFYPERSVSVKEAVLLYELVMGRTGEGTALDIKEKVKRLGLEGIINAGAPARDITRQETAGLIMKMYSVKAGVDYDRLRPVNYVFIEDEGDINDKYYKAVVILVENGIMKLDDRRCFGPGKHITRGEMLAAMDKIINN; the protein is encoded by the coding sequence ATGAAGGCGCTTAATAAAACGCTGGTTTTCGTGCTGGTTATTAGCTTTATATTTGCATTTTATTTTCCTTTACCGGAAGGTATTTTTGCAGCATCTATGTCAATAAATATTTATGTGGAAAATTACAAGGACGGCACCCTGAATATCAAGTGGGATGCTTTGCCTCAAGCTGAGACGGTTAGGATTTCCTACCATTCTCCTCTTTCTTTAAACCCGGATAAGCTTGAAACTTTTGTATTGCCACATGTAAGTAATGAGGCTGAAATTACGGGACTTATTAATGATGTAATTTACGATATTGACTTAATAGTGTACAATAACATGGGAATTGAAATAGGGAGGGGATTTTTATATTTTCTTCCTGGCATAACTTTTCAGGCAAAGATTCTTAACCAAACTTACAGGGATATTGAGGGGGGAGGCCGGGAAATTGGCATAGATCCCGGTGTGAACCTTAAATGGGCAGTGCCCAAGGTTTGGGATGGGGATAAGTTTGATTTTTCCCATAATGCCCTTTCATATATGGAGGAACAGATAGAGAACGTCTACAATGACGGAAGAGAAATAAGTAAACTGAATTACAGGATAAACATTTCTACTGATTCATCAAAGTTAGATGGCAGCTCCTTGCAGGCTGCGGTAATTATTGATTATGACTGTGATAATGAAGAATATTTGGCTTATGTATCCGGAAATGAGTTGTTGAAGTCAAAAGTCCGCTGCATGGATGCAAACGGATTTATGAATTTTGACCTGATTGGAAGAAAGGATAATGAAGCCGAGCTACCCCAACCCCTTGAATACCAACTGCCCCATGCAGGAATTTTGCCCGGAACTGTGTACTATATGAATATAAAACCTGTGTTCCAGGACAGCAATAACTCTCCTGTTAGAGTTGTTACTGTGGGAGCTCCGGAGGCAATGAACGGAAGCCCTCTTTTAGGGCCTGTTTCATACGTGTTTACCCCTACAAGGTTTCAAATTACAAAGGACGACATGAATAATATCTACATTAAAATTTACAGAATAAATCAAGGAAGCCTTGATTTACCTAGGCTCTATTATGAAGTACAGTCAATTGATGATCCCACGGTATCGGGCGATTGGGTGGTGAAAAGGAGAATTGACGATACATATTTCAGTGGAGGTATTGCTGTTACTGTGATATCGGGTGTAAACCCGGATAATGAATTTTTCTATAAAATTGTTGTGAAATCCGATAATGTAGATGACAGGCTTGAATCTTCCAAAATGCCCTATACGTTGGTTAAAGACAAAAGCAGGCCGCCTGTACCTGTCAATATAAGTATAATAGAAAGATTATATTCTCCTGGAATGGTTATTTATCCCGTAACGGGGGAGGAGGTACTTGTCAAGTCTACAGATGTAACTATATGTTGGGATAAGCCTGAAGACTGGGAATTAATAAAAGATGACTTATATTTCCATATAATGTTAAGCACCAATCAGACTGACCTGGACAAGGATGTAGAACTTTATGCTGATGGTATTAACTGGGGAAGCTATCGTGTGAAATACCGGCTTGTGAAGTATATAAGCGCAAAATCGCCCAACATTAAAGAAATTGGGAGCAGGCTTTCCTATACTATTAAAGGATTTGAGCTTTTTAGAGGTGAAGGTGATGATGGAGTAGCTGATGAGTTAATAGACAATCCTGACAATTATCCCCATTTTCTTCTACCAAACAGGGTTTACTATATACAAATGTATACCACAAGAGCTGTTGATGCTGGGGCTCAAGAACCTTCAAAAACATCGGACAAGTCACTGGTTAAAAGCTTTACTACTCTTTCGGGAATAGAAAGGGATGTACCTTCACCTGCAAATGTAAAGGTTAACAAAAATGAAATAGACAAAGATACAAAACAAAATGTAATTGAGCTTCAATTTGATAAGGTAAATATTGATTGGAACCTATACACTGATAATTCCGATACGGAAAAGGCAGTATATTATGATTTATACATGAGTACGAGGACAGAAGCCGATTCCTTTATATGTATTGGGACTACGCAGTACCTCGATAGGGATGTAATATTTAGAGGGATAGATGACCCAGGAAGCAGTTATATCAGGGCAACTGTAAGCAGTTTCAGAAAAGATGTTAATAAATATATTCCGGATAATGACAGTGACTATATTGACCCTTATGAAGTATTTGGGGCAGGTTTAAGGCCTAATACAGTATATTATTTTGTTTTAAGAACGAGATTAGCTATTGAGGGACAACCGCGGGACAGGGAATCTTCACCTACGCCTGTATTGGCAGTAACTACTCCGAGAACTGACATAAGTGAACCGGATGAGACTGCCAGAAGACCGCTGGCTCCTTCTGACTTTAGCATTGCCTTGGATAAGGAAGGAAATCCTGAAGTTTCAGGGTCAAGAGTAACCTTCAGCTGGACTTTATTAGAACAGGGAGTATCATACAGGCTGATATGCACTTCGGAAAGGGTTGAGCCGGATGCAGACTCATCGGCATATGAAAATGACCCGGTTTATAGGAGTTTCATTGCCCATTTTGGAAATAAGGACAGTGATGGGGATAAAAACACATATACTTTAAATCCCGAAAAAGATTTAAAGGAGGGTGTGTTTGAATATGACAATATAACAAAAACATATAAACTTACCATTGATGAGTGGCTTTTCCCCAATAGCCTCTATTATTTCAGCATTAAAGCGCAAATAGAGGGAAAAGAAAGTGTATGGGTGTCTATACCGGTAACAACCGCCATTATTGAAATGCCTGATTTACTTGAACCAATATATGACTCTGAAATAGGGTTTTTCTGGTATGAATATAACAGCAACATAAAGGCAGAAGATTATAAAATCTATTTAAAAGGGCCGAAAGATAATGACTATAAACAGGTAAATAAATCCGACATTATATTGATAAAGGATGGTATGGTGTTTTATGCAAGGATAAGAAATCTTGAGCCTGATTCAGCGTATAGTATAAAGGTTTATAGAGGTGAAAATAACTCCATCCTCACATATGAGAAGGAAAACATATACACAAGGCAGGCCTGTTATGAGATTGAAGTAAAATGGAGAGGGACGGAAGGGTATGAGTATGAAATTGCGGTAAGAACAGAGGATGATGAAGATTATATTACAGTCAATGATGCTGGGCTTGAGCATTTTAAAGATAGGTACGAACGCACCCTACCCTATTATGTTGAAAAAACCTCCCAAACAACCGGAACTGATAAAAGCTTCTATTATGCAAGAATAAAGTCCATACCCCGTACATCTTCTAACGGGCAGGTAATACAGTCCCCACTTGAGCCAAATACTAAATATTATGTTAAGGTAAGGGCTTTAAAGGTCGACCCGTTAGATAATACCCTGGTGGCATATTCAAAGTATATAGGGCCTGTGTTTTTACGTACGGAATTTAGCCAGGGAGATTATGACAGGAAGGAAGAAGAAGAAAAGAGAAGGGCTGTTTTCGAAGATAAAATAGAAGAATTCGAGAACGCCTTATATTGGGAGATTAACACGTGGAATAGTTCCGAGTATGTAGTTTTGTTGAAAGGAGACAGAATTGCCAATTATATTGCCAATAGCAGAGATTCTTCTGTTTTACTGGACTTAGGGGACATGCCTTATGGTGTAAATACCAATATAATGTATGTCCCCGAAAATGTAGTCAATGTGCTGAAACAGGAGAATAAAGAGCTTAAAATAAATATTGCGGGAATTAGTTGCAGTTTCAGACCGGGAACTTTATATGTCCTGGAAACTATGGAAGTCAAAAAGCTTAAAGATAACCAGGGAGTAAAGGAGACTTTTATTGAGCTGAAAATCGCACTAAAAAACGGTCCCATAGCCGGCCTGCCTTCAAATACTAAGCCTGTATCCCCTGTTGTAGAATTTGGGATAAAGGCCTTTGGGACATCAAAGACTTATGACGAACTTAAAAATATGATTGAAAATAGGTTGTATAATTCTGAAACGGGCCTGGTTAAGGAAAAAACAACATTTATTGTAGATTATTACGGCCGGGCTATATCTGATGATAAAATTGAGGAATATATGGAGGGGTTGATAAGGCAAATGGAAAAAGAATTGTCTTTGTTTATACAAAACACTTTACAATGGATGAAAGTTAAAAATGCAGAAACAAACATAAATTCCTTTGGAAGCTCTTTAAGTATAAAACTTCCTGTAGATTATAACTCGCAGGGGTTAAATGTGCCCTATGTGAAATATATGGGTAATGAAAAATGGTCAAAAGTGTCACAAAATGTAAACCATTATGAAACGTTTGTAGCCTTTAACGTCGTAGCTCCGGGGGAATATGTTTTGCTTGGAGAAAAACAGGAATATAAAGATATCCCTGGAGACTATCCTGATAAAGGCCATATCCTGGACTTTATATCAAAGTATGATGTAGCAGGAATATTTAATTTGTCTGGCGGATACTTTTACCCTGAACGAAGCGTATCCGTAAAAGAAGCTGTGCTACTGTATGAGTTGGTAATGGGGAGGACAGGAGAAGGTACCGCGTTGGACATAAAAGAAAAGGTGAAAAGGTTGGGCTTAGAAGGCATAATAAATGCCGGTGCTCCTGCCAGGGATATAACAAGGCAGGAAACCGCCGGGTTAATAATGAAAATGTACTCTGTAAAAGCCGGGGTAGATTATGACCGGTTAAGACCGGTGAATTACGTTTTTATAGAGGATGAAGGAGATATAAATGATAAATACTATAAAGCAGTAGTAATTCTTGTTGAAAATGGTATCATGAAACTTGACGACAGAAGGTGTTTTGGACCTGGAAAACACATAACCCGTGGAGAAATGCTTGCAGCCATGGATAAGATTATTAATAATTAG